A DNA window from Malus domestica chromosome 12, GDT2T_hap1 contains the following coding sequences:
- the LOC103448365 gene encoding nuclear intron maturase 3, mitochondrial yields MLINLRRRITILPFHTNPSPSISLNLISTSTQIPRSDSTNPLSESQLKSLVLSQFSHGKFTNLLQNVVALPALLLTACQNLTSPKTQNGNGLSPSLLDSVSKRFSIHEMGRQLCENRFDVGARSVAMAAQRNRGESLVLPNLKLKVLIEAIRMVLGIVYDERFVTFSYGGRVNMGRHTAIRYLKNSVENPSWWFSVGFNREKFDQRNVNKLCLFMQEKIDDEILIDVIKKLFECGAVRIELGSCCLGRGFPQESGLTSILMNIYFNGFDKEIQEMRLRKNQEHPKFVSNELVSKHDVFYKPVKIYAVRYLDEILIITSGSKMLTMDLKNWVVKYLEGTLELKVDGLKTAIHSAVSEKIDFMGMELQAVPPSVLNPPMSEKATRARKKYLRQKEVKALELRNARERNRKKLGLKIMSHVYKKLKRSSGFKSEHQIENEVREIFRTWGGETVQEFLGSLEEHWEWYHKLSAGDFLSLRHIRDQLPQELVDAYDKFQGQVHKHLNPVKARRALEEEERRAKEEEEQKYAKATVEDLAKLCVKADAPIELIRKMVRLIGFTNHMGRPQPITLLTALEDADIIKWYAGIGRRWLEFYCCCHNFKMVKTVVTYHMRFSCILTLAEKHESTKQEAMKHYTKDLKVFDLDGNEEVHFPTEREVKMMGDKNLSDPKPVDGALSLALIRLASDEPPYSCVAHFCNRTDTIVYRVRLLQNHLNVNPMDEKKWVPGMGAINESLNLKCFPVCPDHTHDLYMGRITFQDIDCTSFVEVD; encoded by the coding sequence ATGCTCATAAACCTCAGAAGAAGAATAACCATTCTTCCATTTCACACAaatccttcaccctccatttctCTGAATCTCATCTCAACTTCCACACAAATCCCACGCTCGGACTCTACAAATCCCCTATCAGAATCCCAACTCAAATCCTTAGTTCTAAGCCAATTCAGCCATGGCAAATTCACAAACCTCCTCCAAAACGTCGTCGCTTTGCCCGCTCTTCTCCTCACCGCCTGCCAAAACCTCACTTCCCCAAAAACCCAGAACGGCAACGGCCTCAGCCCCTCCCTTCTCGATTCGGTTTCGAAGCGGTTCTCAATCCACGAAATGGGTCGGCAGCTGTGCGAGAATCGGTTTGATGTCGGAGCTCGCAGCGTTGCAATGGCGGCCCAGAGAAACAGAGGTGAGTCTTTGGTATTGCCTAACTTGAAATTGAAGGTTTTGATTGAAGCTATTAGGATGGTATTGGGAATTGTTTATGATGAACGTTTTGTGACATTTTCTTATGGTGGTCGTGTTAATATGGGACGTCATACTGCCATTAGGTACCTTAAGAACTCTGTAGAAAACCCCAGTTGGTGGTTTAGTGTTGGATTTAACCGCGAAAAGTTTGATCAACGAAATGTGAATAAGTTGTGCTTATTTATGCAAGAGAAGATAGATGATGAGATTTTGATTGATGTTATAAAGAAGTTGTTTGAATGCGGCGCAGTGAGAATTGAGTTGGGTAGTTGTTGCCTTGGAAGAGGGTTTCCTCAGGAAAGCGGGTtgacttcgattttgatgaataTCTACTTTAATGGGTTTGataaagaaattcaagaaatgcGTCTGAGGAAGAATCAAGAGCATCCGAAATTTGTTTCGAATGAACTTGTGTCGAAGCATGATGTGTTTTATAAGCCAGTGAAGATATATGCGGTTAGATACTTGGATGAGATATTAATAATAACCTCTGGATCTAAGATGTTGACAATGGATTTGAAGAACTGGGTTGTGAAGTACTTAGAGGGAACACTGGAATTGAAGGTGGATGGGCTAAAAACAGCTATTCATAGCGCAGTTTCTGAGAAGATTGATTTTATGGGGATGGAATTACAGGCAGTTCCGCCTtcggttttgaatccccccatGTCAGAAAAGGCCACCAGAGCACGAAAAAAGTACCTAAGACAGAAGGAAGTCAAAGCTCTGGAATTGAGAAATGCCAGAGAGAGGAACAGGAAGAAATTGGGATTGAAAATAATGAGTCATGTTTATAAGAAGTTGAAGAGAAGTAGTGGGTTTAAATCTGAACATCAAATTGAGAATGAAGTCAGGGAAATCTTCAGAACCTGGGGTGGCGAGACAGTGCAAGAGTTTCTTGGGTCGTTGGAGGAGCATTGGGAATGGTACCATAAATTATCAGCAGGTGATTTTCTCTCTTTGAGGCACATTAGAGATCAACTGCCTCAAGAGCTTGTTGATGCTTATGATAAGTTCCAAGGGCAAGTACACAAGCATTTGAACCCAGTCAAAGCTAGAAGGGcattggaggaagaagaaaggagggcaaaagaagaagaggaacagAAATATGCTAAGGCCACAGTTGAGGATTTGGCAAAGCTCTGTGTGAAAGCCGATGCACCGATAGAACTTATTAGGAAGATGGTTAGGTTGATTGGGTTTACAAATCATATGGGTCGTCCCCAACCAATTACTTTACTAACTGCACTGGAAGATGCTGATATCATTAAGTGGTATGCGGGTATAGGGAGAAGATGGCTGGAATTTTACTGCTGCTGCCATAACTTCAAGATGGTCAAAACTGTTGTGACTTATCACATGAGGTTCTCTTGCATATTGACTCTAGCGGAAAAGCACGAATCCACCAAACAGGAAGCCATGAAACATTATACTAAAGATTTGAAAGTCTTTGATTTAGATGGAAATGAAGAAGTACACTTCCCCACagaaagggaagtgaaaatgatgggAGATAAAAATCTCTCTGATCCAAAACCTGTGGATGGGGCGCTATCTTTGGCTTTGATTAGATTAGCTTCTGATGAGCCTCCGTATTCATGTGTCGCTCATTTCTGCAACAGAACTGATACCATTGTTTATCGGGTACGACTactgcaaaatcacttgaatgTGAACCCCATGGATGAAAAGAAATGGGTCCCTGGTATGGGTGCAATTAACGAAAGCCTCAACTTGAAATGTTTTCCGGTTTGTCCTGATCATACACATGATTTATACATGGGGAGAATCACCTTTCAGGACATTGATTGTACTTCATTTGTGGAGGTAGACTGA
- the LOC139189810 gene encoding pentatricopeptide repeat-containing protein At2g37320-like: MVHCVTIQMGFGMDVYFGNTMIYFYVKCGGHGYSHKLFDEMSQRDLLSWTSTISGYVLKGMLPNSIYRMYAKLCTVDEVEDFFSELARRDVGKVAPGIETLTLVISAVTKDGILSQGESLNCVAIKRGLRDHVLQKSLLDLYAKRGELGNSYWLFRAIPRGNGITWGAMMFGFIQSGWFSEAVGLFREMQDSVRNQGLRY; the protein is encoded by the exons ATGGTTCATTGTGTGACAATTCAAATGGGTTTTGGAATGGATGTGTATTTTGGTAATACaatgatttatttttatgtgAAATGCGGAGGACATGGTTATTCTCATAAgttgtttgatgaaatgtctCAAAGAGATTTGCTTTCTTGGACATCGACGATTTCCGGTTATGTTTTGAAGGGAATGTTGCCT AACTCAATCTACAGAATGTATGCTAAATTATGTACCGTCGACGAAGTTGAAGACTTTTTCAGCGAACTTGCTAGAAGGGATGTT GGCAAAGTGGCGCCGGGAATTGAGACATTAACTTTGGTTATATCAGCAGTGACCAAAGATGGTATTCTTTCCCAAGGTGAAAGCTTGAATTGTGTGGCGATAAAGCGTGGGTTACGTGATCACGTTTTGCAGAAGTCTTTGTTGGACCTCTATGCCAAGCGTGGAGAATTAGGAAACTCATATTGGCTGTTCAGAGCAATCCCTCGCGGGAACGGCATTACTTGGGGTGCAATGATGTTTGGCTTCATTCAAAGTGGTTGGTTTAGTGAAGCTGTTGGACTGTTTCGTGAAATGCAAGATTCGGTCCGGAACCAAGGGCTGAGATACTAA